Proteins from one Nitrobacteraceae bacterium AZCC 2146 genomic window:
- a CDS encoding putative SnoaL-like aldol condensation-catalyzing enzyme (product_source=COG4922; cog=COG4922; pfam=PF12680; superfamily=54427) gives MTTNSEEKNKKLVLEAFDTLFNKRDYEAAEKYWSPNYIQHSAHIPPGRDGLFNLIRGVPPSMRYEPGLILANDDHVIVHGRFSNIGLPKNWIATDIVRIADGVLAEHWDVLQDEATRAESQSGLPMFGEKFPE, from the coding sequence ATGACCACCAATTCCGAAGAGAAGAACAAGAAACTGGTTCTTGAGGCGTTCGATACGCTGTTCAATAAAAGGGACTACGAAGCCGCGGAGAAGTACTGGTCGCCGAATTACATCCAGCATAGCGCGCATATCCCGCCGGGGCGCGACGGACTGTTCAATCTGATTCGAGGCGTACCACCTTCGATGCGCTACGAACCCGGCCTAATCCTTGCCAACGACGACCATGTGATCGTCCACGGCCGATTTTCGAACATCGGGCTACCTAAAAATTGGATTGCTACGGACATCGTGCGCATCGCCGACGGCGTCCTCGCCGAACATTGGGATGTGCTGCAGGACGAAGCGACCAGGGCCGAGTCGCAGAGCGGATTGCCGATGTTCGGCGAGAAATTCCCGGAATGA
- a CDS encoding transcriptional regulator GlxA family with amidase domain (product_source=COG4977; cath_funfam=1.10.10.60,3.40.50.880; cog=COG4977; pfam=PF01965,PF12833; smart=SM00342; superfamily=46689,52317) has product MQRIGVVTFPGFHVMTFAAMSVFEVANSELGERRYDVHFLSQNGGPVRTSAGLMVETEPFDDSLFDTLIVGGSTEQSFSPSEGMLAFLRKALEISRRVAATCVGVFTLAEAGLLDGKRVTTHWDYARELQRRFPKVRVEEDRIFVIDGSVWTSAGMTATMDLVLAMVEGDIGPEVARTVAKKMVIHHKRAGGQSQFSALLQLEPKSDRIQTALAFARRNLHAKLTVEKLADVAHLSPRQFTRAFAAETGESPAKAIEKLRLEAARLMLEDSRHSIETIARQTGFADRERMRRAFVRAFGLPPQAMRRQARRDAQPACDVPSGSLPALRDADLVVTQEPATLQGDAPSFREFLAEHRQSALRLGPGRFVLQHIPMFGEDAVGDAHDVRSNPIFR; this is encoded by the coding sequence TTGCAGCGAATAGGAGTGGTGACCTTTCCTGGGTTTCACGTGATGACCTTCGCCGCGATGTCCGTCTTCGAGGTGGCGAACTCGGAGCTTGGTGAACGCCGCTACGACGTTCATTTTCTTTCGCAGAACGGGGGACCAGTGCGGACGTCCGCCGGGCTGATGGTCGAAACCGAGCCGTTCGACGATTCCCTCTTCGATACGCTTATCGTTGGCGGCAGCACGGAACAGTCGTTCAGTCCGTCCGAGGGAATGCTGGCGTTCCTACGGAAGGCTCTTGAGATCTCCCGCAGGGTGGCGGCGACTTGTGTCGGTGTATTCACGTTGGCCGAAGCAGGTCTTCTCGACGGCAAACGGGTGACGACCCATTGGGACTACGCGCGCGAGCTTCAGAGGCGTTTTCCGAAGGTAAGGGTAGAGGAGGACCGGATATTCGTCATCGACGGCTCAGTATGGACATCAGCGGGCATGACCGCGACGATGGATCTAGTACTCGCGATGGTCGAAGGGGATATCGGTCCGGAAGTCGCTCGGACAGTCGCAAAGAAGATGGTGATTCATCATAAGCGCGCCGGCGGACAGTCGCAGTTCTCGGCCCTTCTCCAACTCGAGCCGAAGTCCGACCGAATTCAAACCGCTCTCGCATTCGCGAGGAGAAATCTCCACGCCAAGCTGACCGTGGAAAAGCTTGCAGATGTGGCCCATCTGAGCCCACGCCAATTCACCCGCGCGTTCGCAGCAGAGACCGGCGAGTCGCCGGCAAAGGCCATCGAGAAACTCCGTCTCGAGGCCGCCCGTCTGATGTTGGAAGACAGCCGGCATAGCATCGAGACCATTGCGCGGCAAACGGGCTTTGCGGATCGCGAAAGAATGCGGCGGGCATTCGTGCGCGCCTTCGGGCTGCCACCGCAGGCGATGCGGCGTCAAGCGCGGAGGGACGCGCAACCCGCCTGCGATGTCCCATCGGGCTCGTTGCCCGCGCTCCGTGACGCCGATCTGGTCGTCACTCAGGAGCCCGCCACTCTGCAAGGCGACGCACCGTCATTCCGGGAATTTCTCGCCGAACATCGGCAATCCGCTCTGCGACTCGGCCCTGGTCGCTTCGTCCTGCAGCACATCCCAATGTTCGGCGAGGACGCCGTCGGCGATGCGCACGATGTCCGTAGCAATCCAATTTTTAGGTAG
- a CDS encoding hypothetical protein (product_source=Hypo-rule applied; cath_funfam=3.30.1370.10) has product MLEVNGEIEKMVELLGAARTEMVTHLAAAMAITRDPRLRGRLGEIAAVDAGQEFLIGQLKNLSWLKVGGHGYTIDRKRQAGLSAIDLDEVVRAQPRFGLSLKDSMRQTHSMRDAYNILEPLFQPSPLQSRSNFHEIFKWAPLLEQMAYKAAIRILHVIDALRSVVRLDLSGAPGIGATSLRAYWQLVYALGQLTLVASSNEARPWLASMADSFVWEAWTPSFMLLRERTFWLAAIAARSAAAFGESVVEGYLRRLSQAKHPMMVFDALFGLTAIALANPSSKAPILAELTGLRDANLALTRDHSVYLISYESAVRVLSGPPVKHREFRELRWRAGSADGMATRPALLGDPTALSASREYLGFSMLPFVADSSLDELFPKFPAYSEKALSKGKIAAAFRRAWVAESESPARHLLN; this is encoded by the coding sequence ATGTTAGAGGTGAATGGCGAGATCGAAAAGATGGTCGAACTGCTTGGGGCTGCGCGCACCGAAATGGTCACGCATCTAGCCGCCGCTATGGCCATCACGAGAGATCCCCGGCTTCGGGGGCGACTGGGCGAAATTGCTGCAGTCGATGCAGGTCAGGAGTTCTTAATCGGTCAGCTAAAGAACCTGAGTTGGCTTAAGGTCGGAGGGCACGGGTACACCATCGATCGCAAGCGACAGGCCGGATTGTCAGCCATTGATCTTGATGAAGTGGTTCGGGCACAGCCTAGGTTCGGACTATCGCTGAAGGATTCGATGCGGCAAACGCATTCCATGAGGGACGCGTACAACATTCTTGAACCTCTCTTTCAACCGTCGCCCCTACAATCGCGTTCGAACTTCCATGAGATCTTCAAGTGGGCTCCTCTCTTGGAACAGATGGCCTACAAGGCTGCCATTCGAATCCTACATGTTATCGATGCGCTTCGATCCGTGGTCCGGCTCGACTTAAGCGGAGCTCCAGGGATCGGCGCCACGAGCCTGCGGGCGTACTGGCAGCTTGTGTACGCGCTGGGCCAACTGACTTTGGTCGCCTCGAGCAACGAGGCTCGCCCCTGGCTTGCGAGCATGGCCGACAGCTTCGTATGGGAGGCTTGGACTCCAAGCTTCATGCTCCTTAGAGAGCGTACGTTCTGGCTTGCCGCCATCGCAGCGCGGTCGGCGGCTGCCTTCGGCGAATCTGTCGTAGAGGGCTATCTACGAAGGCTGTCGCAAGCCAAACATCCTATGATGGTTTTCGACGCGCTCTTTGGATTGACGGCAATAGCCTTGGCCAACCCTTCGTCGAAGGCTCCGATCCTAGCCGAACTTACCGGTCTGCGTGATGCCAATCTCGCGCTCACCCGGGATCACAGTGTCTATCTCATCTCTTATGAAAGCGCTGTTCGCGTCTTGTCGGGACCGCCGGTCAAACACCGGGAGTTCCGCGAACTGCGTTGGCGTGCGGGCAGTGCCGACGGCATGGCGACGCGCCCTGCCCTTCTCGGCGATCCGACCGCGCTTTCAGCGTCCAGAGAGTATCTTGGATTTTCGATGTTGCCATTCGTTGCCGATAGCTCCCTCGACGAGCTTTTCCCGAAATTCCCGGCCTACTCGGAAAAGGCGCTATCCAAGGGGAAGATCGCGGCCGCTTTTCGTCGCGCATGGGTCGCGGAGTCGGAGTCTCCTGCTCGACATCTACTGAACTGA
- a CDS encoding hypothetical protein (product_source=Hypo-rule applied) — translation MDRDAPAGIGEFAAWLARATTLTEATRATWGIMPHCNISNSTGKPLTK, via the coding sequence GTGGATCGTGACGCGCCCGCCGGCATCGGAGAATTCGCCGCGTGGCTGGCGCGCGCCACCACGCTAACCGAGGCGACTCGGGCTACCTGGGGCATCATGCCGCACTGCAATATTTCCAACTCCACCGGCAAGCCATTGACCAAATGA
- a CDS encoding transposase (product_source=COG3335; cog=COG3335; pfam=PF13358; superfamily=53098) codes for MARRRARWKRLQNKLDPGRLVFIDETWAKTNMTRTHGRAPRGERLVAKVPHGHWQTLTFLAALRSDRIDAPCVIDGPINGDSFLAYVEQVLIPALKPGDIVVIDNLGSHKGKAVRRAIRAAGAKLFFLPPYSPDLNPIEQMFAKLKTLLRKAAERTVEATWRRIGALLSAFSPQECANYLTNSGYAST; via the coding sequence GTGGCAAGGCGGCGGGCGCGATGGAAGCGCCTGCAAAACAAGCTCGATCCAGGCCGCCTCGTCTTTATCGATGAGACCTGGGCCAAGACCAACATGACGCGCACCCATGGCCGGGCGCCACGTGGCGAACGGCTGGTCGCGAAGGTGCCGCACGGTCATTGGCAAACCCTGACCTTCCTGGCAGCGCTGCGCTCGGATCGCATCGACGCTCCCTGCGTGATCGACGGGCCGATCAACGGCGACAGCTTCCTTGCTTATGTCGAGCAGGTGCTGATCCCAGCCCTGAAGCCGGGTGACATCGTCGTCATCGACAATCTCGGCAGCCACAAGGGAAAGGCCGTTCGCCGCGCGATCCGCGCGGCCGGCGCGAAGCTGTTCTTCCTTCCGCCTTACAGTCCAGATCTCAACCCGATCGAGCAGATGTTTGCCAAGCTCAAAACCCTGCTGCGCAAGGCCGCAGAACGAACCGTCGAAGCCACGTGGCGCAGGATCGGAGCGCTCCTCAGCGCCTTCAGCCCTCAAGAATGCGCGAACTATTTGACAAACTCCGGATACGCTTCAACGTGA
- a CDS encoding transposase (product_source=COG3415; cog=COG3415; pfam=PF01710; superfamily=46689): MARAYSLDLRERVVAAVAAGESCRKVAALFKVSVASAVKWSQRARATGSPAARPMGGNRPYALADQRDWLLKRLADQPDVTLRALVAELAGRGIKVSYYAVWHFFEHEGISFKKKPSRQRAGSPGRGKAAGAMEAPAKQARSRPPRLYR, from the coding sequence ATGGCCCGCGCTTATTCTCTGGATCTTCGTGAACGCGTTGTGGCGGCGGTTGCGGCGGGCGAGAGCTGCCGGAAGGTAGCCGCGCTCTTCAAGGTGAGCGTGGCGAGTGCGGTGAAATGGTCGCAACGCGCACGCGCCACCGGAAGCCCCGCGGCCCGCCCTATGGGTGGCAATCGACCCTATGCGCTGGCCGACCAGCGGGACTGGCTGCTGAAACGCCTTGCCGATCAGCCTGATGTGACGTTGCGGGCGCTGGTGGCGGAGCTTGCCGGGCGCGGCATCAAGGTCAGCTATTATGCGGTGTGGCACTTCTTCGAGCATGAAGGCATCAGCTTCAAAAAAAAGCCTTCACGCCAGCGAGCAGGATCGCCCGGACGTGGCAAGGCGGCGGGCGCGATGGAAGCGCCTGCAAAACAAGCTCGATCCAGGCCGCCTCGTCTTTATCGATGA
- a CDS encoding DNA-binding transcriptional LysR family regulator (product_source=COG0583; cath_funfam=1.10.10.10,3.40.190.10; cog=COG0583; pfam=PF00126,PF03466; superfamily=46785,53850), which yields MGKSIISILCIDLSNDARSLNLASSDLNLLVAFDALMAERSVTRAGQRIGLGQPGMSAALARLRLTFRDELFVRIPGKPMRPTARAISLHAPIAEILARVGRVLDAQSTFDPATVRASIRIATGDPAGTLVAPRLLRLLSTEAPGIDIRLLALNKRDAFDQIDRGEIDLVFASFANAPKRIRRERLFTDTYVCVVRREQARRAIHRTLDLETYVTTPHILMTLAGDDHGIVDEALAKLGRRRRVAVTVPNTYLIPRLVAEIGMISHLPRRIAAEILRGSDLVMLSPPVALPEWHIDMYWGAASASDPTASWIRSRLSEIGEQIRQVGKPRPQRL from the coding sequence TTGGGCAAATCGATCATTAGTATCTTGTGTATCGATCTCAGCAATGATGCCCGCTCCTTGAACCTAGCCTCGTCGGATTTGAACCTTCTTGTAGCTTTCGATGCATTGATGGCGGAGCGCAGCGTCACCCGCGCCGGCCAGCGCATTGGTCTGGGCCAGCCCGGCATGAGTGCAGCGCTGGCGCGCTTGCGCTTGACGTTCCGGGACGAACTGTTCGTCCGGATTCCGGGAAAGCCCATGAGGCCGACTGCGCGCGCAATCTCGTTGCACGCGCCAATTGCCGAAATTTTGGCCCGCGTAGGTCGGGTTCTCGACGCTCAGTCAACGTTCGACCCTGCAACCGTACGCGCAAGCATCCGCATAGCGACCGGCGACCCGGCCGGAACGCTTGTCGCACCTCGCCTGCTGAGACTGCTCTCTACGGAGGCCCCTGGGATCGATATCCGACTTCTGGCTCTTAACAAGCGCGACGCGTTCGATCAAATCGACCGCGGCGAAATCGACCTGGTCTTCGCTTCGTTTGCCAACGCGCCGAAGCGCATCCGACGAGAACGACTTTTTACCGATACCTACGTTTGCGTCGTCAGACGCGAACAAGCGCGCCGGGCCATACATCGAACCCTCGATCTAGAAACCTACGTGACGACCCCCCACATCCTGATGACTCTGGCGGGAGACGATCATGGGATCGTGGATGAAGCTCTGGCAAAGCTCGGACGCCGTAGGCGTGTAGCGGTGACCGTTCCAAACACATATTTGATTCCTCGCCTCGTGGCGGAAATCGGAATGATCAGCCACCTTCCACGTCGTATCGCCGCCGAAATTCTCCGCGGCTCCGATCTAGTGATGCTTTCGCCGCCGGTAGCGCTGCCCGAGTGGCATATCGACATGTATTGGGGAGCTGCATCGGCCTCGGATCCCACCGCATCATGGATCCGATCCCGACTGTCCGAAATCGGGGAGCAGATCAGGCAGGTAGGTAAACCGCGGCCGCAGCGGCTTTGA
- a CDS encoding AcrR family transcriptional regulator (product_source=COG1309; cath_funfam=1.10.10.60; cog=COG1309; ko=KO:K22041; pfam=PF00440; superfamily=46689,48498) yields MQVRWLERGIEVFEPSDDIAAMGRPKQFTRDEVLRKALPVFWKQGFARASLPDLEHATGVNKSGLYGEFESKEELYLECLRYYLDGRDGTDYLAAEPLGWDNIQRFLEEGPSRARGQRGCFAVSSMRELECMPSEARNLIVEGRQKIRELVMRNVRAENPKMDAGAVCDLISVFFSGISIEENLKLDPSLAQGKVANFMRMLRGL; encoded by the coding sequence TTGCAAGTTCGTTGGCTGGAAAGGGGCATTGAAGTTTTTGAGCCGAGCGACGATATTGCGGCTATGGGAAGACCCAAGCAATTCACGCGAGACGAGGTACTCCGGAAGGCCTTACCGGTATTCTGGAAACAGGGATTTGCTCGAGCGAGTTTGCCGGACCTCGAGCATGCCACTGGCGTGAACAAGTCGGGGCTCTATGGGGAGTTCGAGAGCAAGGAAGAGCTCTACCTAGAATGTCTCAGGTACTATCTCGACGGTCGCGACGGTACTGACTACCTGGCGGCGGAGCCACTCGGTTGGGACAACATTCAAAGATTTCTCGAAGAAGGTCCAAGCCGAGCACGCGGACAGCGCGGCTGTTTTGCCGTGAGTTCCATGCGCGAGTTGGAGTGCATGCCGTCCGAAGCCCGCAACCTCATCGTCGAAGGTCGGCAGAAGATCCGCGAACTTGTGATGAGGAACGTGCGGGCCGAAAATCCAAAAATGGACGCTGGGGCGGTATGCGACTTGATATCCGTTTTCTTTTCGGGAATCAGCATCGAAGAGAATTTGAAGTTGGATCCATCTCTAGCCCAGGGAAAGGTCGCAAACTTCATGAGGATGCTTCGGGGGCTTTGA
- a CDS encoding AcrR family transcriptional regulator (product_source=COG1309; cath_funfam=1.10.10.60; cog=COG1309; pfam=PF00440; superfamily=46689,48498): MTSSRTSPRPRERIVSTARDLFHRRGIRAVGIDTIAEMANTNKTTLYRHFTSKDDLIMECLRSRAEEARQSWAEIEASNPEDGLAQLRFWVVRVLKRLANDCRGCEFTNTAVELTEEDHPARTFIGDFKTEYRNWLAKLCHKAGIARAELLADTLSILLEGVRSSRQNVGPGGPSSQFQAMAEAIIESFRR; this comes from the coding sequence ATGACGAGTAGTCGGACGTCGCCCCGTCCCCGCGAAAGGATTGTCTCGACAGCACGAGACTTGTTTCACAGGCGTGGAATCCGCGCGGTCGGCATCGATACGATTGCCGAGATGGCGAACACCAACAAGACCACGCTGTATCGCCACTTCACTTCGAAGGACGATTTGATCATGGAGTGCCTACGTTCCAGAGCCGAGGAAGCCAGACAATCTTGGGCTGAGATCGAGGCGAGCAATCCCGAGGATGGTCTTGCCCAGCTAAGATTTTGGGTGGTCCGCGTGCTAAAGCGCCTTGCCAATGATTGCCGCGGCTGTGAGTTCACGAACACGGCTGTCGAGCTGACCGAGGAAGATCATCCCGCGCGCACGTTCATCGGGGATTTCAAGACCGAATATCGAAATTGGCTTGCCAAGCTTTGTCACAAAGCCGGGATTGCGAGGGCCGAACTCCTGGCCGATACCCTATCGATACTACTCGAAGGGGTCCGCAGCAGCCGGCAGAACGTCGGACCGGGAGGTCCAAGTTCGCAGTTCCAGGCCATGGCGGAAGCGATCATCGAATCCTTCCGACGATAG